GACGCTTGGCGGCTGCCGGCTCGACCCGTCTCGCGCGACGCAGCACGACCACGAAGTTGTTGGCCGGCATCTCGAACGTCGCGTCGTGCGCAGGCCCTTCCGAGATGAGGTGGCTGTCGCACTTCGGGATGCGCGAGTCCCGGGCCGCTGGTCGAGGAGCTCGTACAGGCGTGCCGCGATCGCTATTACGTGCTGCTTGTGGGCGAGCCCGGCCTGGGCAAGATGTGCGTGCTGGCGCGCTGAAGTCGTCTTCCCGAAAGCGCGTTTCGACTGACCTACCCTCCGACCGGGTCCTTGCCGGAGGTGGTGTCCTATCTCGCGGGGCTGCTCGATCCGCTCGGCCCGACCATGCTCGACCGGACTCGAGTCGACGCGACGACCCGTTTCGCCGCTTGGCTCGTCGAACGGCACGGCGGCCCGGACCGGGCTGCGCTTTCGAGTGCGGCCCGGATATCGTCGGTGCTCGCGGCGACGTTCTCCGATCCGGTTGACGCGTTGTGGCGCGAGCTTGAGCTGTTCGCCGATGAGCATCTCGGCGTTCCAAAGGG
This genomic interval from Sandaracinus amylolyticus contains the following:
- a CDS encoding ATP-binding protein, translating into MGALAPPASVQALSMRYERKSIVLTTNLAFVDWPSIFPSATSGTALIDRVIHHADVSPLWNAEMLIGEQLKLAPQRVNRIGERRREHRRYPGRTRKRSPVRAAVPFDEPSGETGRRVDSSPVEHGRAERIEQPREIGHHLRQGPGRRVGQSKRAFGKTTSARQHAHLAQAGLAHKQHVIAIAARLYELLDQRPGTRASRSATATSSRKGLRTTRRSRCRPTTSWSCCVARDGSSRQPPSVRGAVLRSGGGSVMARLVVPGSWVRSRSSRWR